One region of Zingiber officinale cultivar Zhangliang chromosome 7B, Zo_v1.1, whole genome shotgun sequence genomic DNA includes:
- the LOC122003769 gene encoding photosystem II reaction center W protein, chloroplastic-like produces MATVRAAAPASTFAGTTLPRRSAVIVSPSLMFGTYCTAPRNLSRTAGLPRLACKGRTVRCSTHEEKATVAAGAVAMAAAWTMTTSPALALVDERMSTEGTGLSLGISNNLLAWILLAVFGLIWALYFAYTSTLDEDDDSALSL; encoded by the coding sequence ATGGCCACCGTCAGAGCCGCCGCTCCAGCCTCGACCTTCGCCGGCACCACCCTCCCGAGGCGGTCGGCTGTCATCGTCTCTCCGTCGCTAATGTTCGGTACGTACTGTACTGCTCCACGAAATTTGAGCCGTACTGCAGGTTTGCCTCGACTGGCCTGCAAGGGGAGAACAGTGCGGTGCTCGACGCATGAGGAGAAGGCAACCGTGGCCGCGGGGGCGGTGGCGATGGCAGCAGCGTGGACGATGACGACGAGCCCGGCGCTGGCTCTGGTGGACGAGCGAATGTCCACGGAAGGGACAGGGTTGAGCTTGGGGATCAGCAACAACTTGCTGGCGTGGATTTTGCTGGCAGTGTTTGGCCTCATTTGGGCTCTGTATTTCGCTTACACCTCCACGCTCGATGAGGATGACGACTCTGCGCTCTCGCTCTAA